One Pseudomonas sp. FP1742 genomic window carries:
- a CDS encoding efflux RND transporter permease subunit: MGFNLSEWALRNRQIVLFLMLLLAVVGALSYTKLGQSEDPPFTFKAMVIRTNWPGATAEEVSRQVTERIEKKLMETGEYERITSFSRPGESQVTFMARDSMHSVDIPGLWYQVRKKISDIRQTLPPGIQGPFFNDEFGTTFGNIYALTGDGFDYAVLKDYADRIQIQLQRVKDVGKVDLLGLQDEKVWIELSNVKLATLGVPLAAVQQALEEQNAMSTAGFFETTSERLQLRVSGNFQTVDEIKNFPIRVADRTFRIGDVADVRRGFNDPPAPRMRFMAEDAIGLAVAMKDGGDILVLGKALEIEFARIQQNLPAGMQLRKVSDQPAAVKTGVGEFVQVLVEALAIVLLVSFFSLGVRTGMVVALAIPLVLAMTFACMYYLGIGLHKISLGALVLALGLLVDDAIIAVEMMAIKMEQGFDRIKAASYAWTSTAFPMLTGTLITAAGFLPIATAQSGTGEYTRSIFQVVTIALLASWVAAVVFVPYLGEKLLPDLAKIHAAKHGTDQPDPYGTPFYQRVRRLVEWCVRRRKTVITLTIVMFVASVVLFRFVPQQFFPASGRLELMVDLKLAEGASLSNTAEEVKRLEGLLKDHAGIDNYVAYVGTGSPRFYLPLDQQLPAASFAQFVVLAKTIQDREVLRTWLIETLNDQFPALRSRVTRLENGPPVGYPVQFRVTGEHIADVRALARKVAAKVRENPHVANVHLDWEEPSKVVYLNVDQDRARALGVSTANLSRFLQSSLTGSSVSQYREDNELIEILLRGTVHERTELALLPSLAVPTDNGRSVALSQIATLEYGFEEGIIWHRNRLPNVTVRADIYGKEQPATLVQQIMPTLDPIRAELPDGYLLEVGGTVEDSARGQNSVKAGVPLFIVVVLTLLMLQLRSFSRTVMVFLTAPLGLIGVTLFLMVFRQPFGFVAMLGTIALSGMIMRNSVILVDQIEQDIAAGLKPWQAIIEATVRRFRPIVLTALAAVLAMIPLSRSVFFGPMAVAIMGGLIVATALTLLFLPALYAAWFRVRKEPV; the protein is encoded by the coding sequence ATGGGTTTCAATCTTTCCGAATGGGCGCTGCGTAACCGCCAGATCGTCCTGTTCCTGATGCTTTTGCTGGCTGTGGTCGGCGCGTTGTCCTACACCAAGCTCGGCCAAAGCGAAGACCCGCCGTTCACCTTCAAGGCCATGGTGATACGCACCAATTGGCCGGGCGCCACGGCCGAGGAAGTGTCGCGTCAGGTCACCGAGCGTATTGAAAAGAAACTGATGGAAACCGGCGAGTACGAACGGATCACTTCGTTCTCCCGGCCGGGCGAGTCCCAGGTGACGTTCATGGCGCGGGATTCCATGCACTCGGTGGATATCCCGGGCCTCTGGTATCAGGTCCGCAAGAAGATCAGCGATATTCGCCAGACCCTGCCACCGGGCATCCAGGGGCCGTTTTTCAACGATGAATTCGGCACCACCTTCGGCAATATCTACGCCCTGACCGGCGACGGCTTTGATTACGCGGTGCTCAAGGATTACGCCGACCGCATCCAGATTCAGCTGCAACGGGTCAAGGATGTGGGCAAGGTCGACCTGCTCGGGTTGCAGGACGAGAAGGTCTGGATCGAACTCTCCAACGTTAAACTGGCCACCCTCGGGGTGCCGCTGGCAGCGGTGCAGCAGGCACTCGAAGAACAGAACGCGATGTCCACCGCAGGCTTCTTCGAAACCACCAGCGAGCGGTTGCAGCTACGGGTCTCGGGGAATTTTCAGACGGTCGACGAGATCAAGAACTTCCCGATCCGCGTCGCAGATCGCACGTTCCGCATCGGTGATGTGGCGGACGTTCGTCGTGGCTTCAACGATCCACCGGCGCCGCGCATGCGCTTCATGGCTGAAGACGCCATCGGTCTGGCGGTGGCCATGAAGGACGGTGGCGATATTCTGGTATTGGGCAAGGCGCTGGAAATCGAGTTCGCCCGGATTCAGCAAAACCTGCCGGCCGGCATGCAGTTGCGCAAAGTCTCCGATCAACCCGCCGCGGTGAAAACCGGTGTGGGCGAGTTCGTCCAGGTGCTGGTGGAGGCCCTGGCGATTGTGTTGCTGGTGAGCTTCTTCTCCCTAGGCGTGCGCACCGGCATGGTCGTAGCGCTGGCGATACCGCTGGTGTTGGCGATGACGTTCGCCTGCATGTATTACTTAGGGATAGGCCTGCACAAGATTTCCCTCGGCGCGCTGGTGCTGGCGCTGGGGTTGCTGGTGGACGACGCGATCATCGCCGTGGAGATGATGGCGATCAAAATGGAGCAGGGCTTCGACCGGATCAAGGCCGCCAGCTATGCCTGGACCAGCACCGCGTTCCCGATGCTCACCGGTACGTTGATCACCGCTGCCGGTTTCCTGCCGATTGCCACCGCGCAATCGGGCACCGGTGAGTACACCCGCTCGATCTTTCAGGTGGTAACCATCGCGCTGTTGGCGTCGTGGGTGGCGGCTGTGGTTTTCGTGCCGTATCTGGGGGAAAAACTCCTGCCGGACCTGGCGAAAATTCACGCGGCCAAACACGGCACCGACCAGCCCGACCCTTACGGCACGCCGTTCTATCAGCGCGTCAGACGGCTGGTGGAGTGGTGCGTGCGCCGGCGCAAAACGGTGATCACTCTCACCATCGTGATGTTCGTCGCGTCCGTGGTGCTGTTTCGCTTCGTGCCGCAGCAGTTCTTCCCGGCTTCGGGGCGGCTGGAGTTGATGGTCGATTTGAAACTCGCCGAAGGTGCCTCCCTGAGCAACACCGCCGAGGAGGTGAAGCGTCTCGAAGGCCTGCTCAAGGATCACGCCGGGATCGACAATTATGTGGCTTATGTCGGCACCGGTTCGCCGCGTTTCTACCTGCCACTGGATCAGCAACTTCCGGCCGCGAGCTTTGCGCAGTTTGTGGTGCTGGCCAAGACCATCCAGGACCGCGAAGTCCTGCGCACTTGGCTGATCGAAACCCTCAACGATCAATTCCCGGCCCTGCGCTCGCGGGTCACACGACTGGAGAACGGCCCGCCGGTTGGCTATCCGGTGCAGTTCCGGGTCACCGGTGAACACATTGCGGACGTCCGCGCCCTGGCGCGTAAAGTCGCGGCCAAGGTTCGCGAGAATCCACACGTGGCCAACGTGCATCTGGACTGGGAAGAGCCAAGCAAAGTCGTGTATCTGAACGTCGATCAGGACCGCGCGCGGGCACTGGGCGTGAGCACGGCGAACCTCTCGAGGTTCCTGCAGAGTTCGCTGACCGGTTCCAGTGTCAGCCAGTACCGCGAAGACAACGAATTGATCGAGATCCTGCTGCGCGGCACGGTGCACGAGCGCACCGAACTGGCGTTGCTGCCGAGCCTGGCCGTACCGACCGACAACGGTCGCAGCGTGGCGCTGTCGCAGATTGCCACGCTGGAATACGGCTTCGAAGAAGGCATCATCTGGCACCGTAACCGCCTGCCCAACGTGACGGTTCGCGCCGACATCTACGGCAAGGAACAACCGGCGACACTGGTGCAGCAAATCATGCCGACCCTCGATCCGATTCGCGCCGAACTGCCGGACGGCTATCTGCTGGAAGTCGGCGGTACGGTGGAAGACTCGGCCCGTGGGCAGAACTCGGTGAAGGCCGGCGTGCCGCTGTTCATCGTGGTGGTGCTGACGTTGCTGATGCTGCAACTGCGCAGTTTTTCACGCACGGTCATGGTGTTTCTGACCGCGCCGCTGGGGTTGATCGGGGTGACGCTGTTTCTGATGGTGTTCCGTCAGCCGTTCGGCTTCGTCGCCATGCTCGGGACCATCGCCCTGTCCGGGATGATCATGCGTAACTCGGTGATTCTGGTCGACCAGATCGAGCAGGACATCGCTGCCGGGCTCAAGCCCTGGCAGGCGATCATCGAGGCGACGGTGCGGCGATTCCGGCCGATTGTATTGACCGCGCTGGCGGCGGTGCTGGCGATGATTCCATTGTCACGCAGTGTGTTTTTCGGGCCGATGGCGGTGGCGATCATGGGCGGGCTGATTGTGGCGACGGCGTTGACGCTGCTGTTCTTGCCGGCGTTGTATGCGGCGTGGTTCAGGGTCAGGAAAGAGCCTGTGTGA
- a CDS encoding efflux RND transporter periplasmic adaptor subunit — protein sequence MLRYALPLALPVSLAFLLSACGHEEAPQVTVRPAMVVQPEPSAQAMESYPGEVRARFEPDLAFRIGGKVSRRLVEEGQRVKADQPLAELDPQDVRLQLEATRAQVAAAEANLNLVRAERDRYKTLMERQMVSRSQYDNAENLYRSGEARLKQIKAEFNVSTNQASYAVLRAPQDGVVAKRAVEVGQVVAAGQTVFTLATDGEREVLISLPEQSFGRFKVGQPVSVELWTQPDQRFPGRIRELSPAADPKSRTFAARIAFTAGKVPAELGQSARVFIQSAEVVPLSVPLSAVTAENGATYVWVVGANNTLKKVPVRVGAFGEKTVPVLEGLNASDWVVAAGVHVLHDGQQIRPVDRSNRVVNLAHKE from the coding sequence ATGCTGCGCTATGCCTTGCCCCTTGCGTTGCCGGTCAGTCTGGCTTTTTTATTGTCGGCGTGTGGCCACGAAGAGGCGCCTCAAGTCACCGTCCGCCCAGCCATGGTCGTGCAGCCAGAGCCCTCGGCACAGGCAATGGAAAGTTACCCTGGTGAAGTCCGCGCGCGCTTTGAACCGGACCTGGCCTTTCGCATTGGCGGCAAAGTCAGCCGACGACTGGTCGAGGAGGGGCAGCGGGTCAAGGCTGATCAACCCCTGGCAGAACTCGATCCTCAGGACGTGCGCCTGCAACTGGAAGCCACCCGTGCCCAGGTCGCGGCTGCCGAAGCCAATCTGAACCTGGTGCGCGCCGAGCGTGATCGTTACAAGACCCTGATGGAGCGGCAGATGGTCAGCCGTTCGCAGTACGACAACGCGGAAAACCTCTACCGCTCCGGAGAGGCCCGCCTCAAGCAAATCAAGGCCGAATTCAACGTCTCGACCAATCAGGCCAGTTACGCGGTGCTGCGTGCGCCGCAGGATGGCGTGGTCGCCAAGCGTGCGGTTGAAGTCGGGCAGGTGGTGGCGGCGGGACAAACCGTGTTTACCCTGGCCACCGATGGCGAGCGCGAAGTGTTGATCAGCCTGCCGGAGCAGAGTTTCGGTCGCTTCAAGGTCGGCCAGCCAGTTTCGGTGGAGCTCTGGACCCAACCCGACCAACGCTTCCCCGGGCGCATCCGTGAGTTGTCGCCTGCCGCCGATCCCAAATCCCGCACCTTCGCCGCCCGTATCGCGTTTACCGCCGGCAAGGTTCCCGCCGAACTCGGCCAGAGTGCCCGGGTGTTTATCCAGAGCGCCGAGGTGGTGCCGTTATCGGTGCCGCTGTCGGCGGTCACCGCGGAAAATGGTGCCACCTACGTGTGGGTGGTCGGCGCCAACAATACCTTGAAAAAAGTCCCGGTGCGGGTCGGTGCATTCGGCGAGAAAACCGTGCCGGTGCTCGAAGGCCTGAATGCCAGCGATTGGGTGGTGGCGGCCGGTGTTCATGTGCTTCACGACGGGCAGCAAATACGCCCGGTGGATCGCTCCAACCGCGTGGTCAATCTGGCGCACAAGGAGTAA
- a CDS encoding TetR/AcrR family transcriptional regulator: MSDNLSTPSGPGRPKDLAKRQAILDAAKILFLSKGYANTSMDAVATEAGVSKLTVYSHFNDKETLFSSAVVAKCEEQLPPLVFELPDGIAVETVLLNIAHGFHQLINSDESVNLHRLMMTLGSQDPKLAQIFFEAGPERVLHGMERLLSKIDQSGVLSIDKPRNAAEHFFCLLKGAGNFRLLYGCGEPVTGDAAEAHVREVVGLFMRAYRPETA; the protein is encoded by the coding sequence ATGTCAGACAATCTTTCCACCCCCAGCGGTCCGGGCCGTCCCAAGGATCTGGCCAAGCGCCAGGCAATCCTCGACGCGGCGAAAATCCTGTTTTTGAGTAAGGGATACGCCAACACCAGCATGGATGCCGTAGCGACTGAGGCCGGCGTGTCGAAGCTGACGGTCTACAGCCATTTCAACGACAAGGAGACGCTGTTCTCTTCCGCTGTCGTGGCCAAATGCGAGGAGCAATTGCCTCCGCTGGTTTTTGAATTGCCGGACGGCATCGCCGTGGAAACCGTGCTGCTGAACATCGCACACGGCTTTCATCAACTGATCAACAGCGACGAATCGGTGAACCTGCACCGGCTGATGATGACGCTGGGCAGCCAGGACCCGAAACTCGCACAGATCTTCTTCGAGGCCGGGCCAGAACGCGTGCTGCACGGCATGGAGCGCTTGCTGAGCAAGATCGATCAGAGTGGCGTGTTGAGCATCGACAAACCGCGCAATGCCGCCGAGCACTTCTTCTGCCTGCTCAAGGGCGCGGGGAATTTCCGCTTGCTGTATGGCTGTGGCGAGCCGGTAACCGGGGATGCGGCCGAAGCCCATGTGCGGGAAGTGGTGGGATTGTTTATGCGGGCTTATCGGCCTGAGACAGCCTGA
- a CDS encoding class I SAM-dependent methyltransferase, producing MIEQPAACRIHVEALGATFQPQAEQWAERLGLPLQVDDGEFALQVGEQGLQLQQLGPDAPGPVRVDFVEGGAAHRRLYGGGSGQMIAKAVGIAQGVRPRVLDATAGLGKDAFVLASLGCEMSLIERQPLIGALLEDGLARGAEDFDVAPIVARMHLLKGNSIEVMRNWEGEPPQVIYLDPMFPHREKTALVKKEMRLFRPLVGDDPDAPALLEAALALASHRVVVKRPRKAPCIDGPKPSHALDGKSSRYDIYPKKALKP from the coding sequence ATGATTGAGCAACCTGCGGCCTGCCGCATCCATGTCGAAGCCTTGGGCGCGACTTTCCAGCCACAGGCCGAGCAATGGGCCGAGCGCCTGGGTTTGCCGCTGCAGGTGGATGACGGCGAGTTTGCCTTGCAGGTGGGCGAGCAGGGGTTGCAGTTGCAACAACTGGGGCCGGATGCACCGGGGCCGGTGCGGGTGGATTTCGTCGAGGGGGGCGCGGCCCATCGTCGGTTGTACGGCGGCGGCAGCGGTCAGATGATCGCCAAGGCGGTCGGCATCGCCCAAGGCGTGCGCCCGCGGGTGCTGGACGCCACGGCGGGGTTGGGCAAGGACGCGTTCGTGCTGGCCAGCCTGGGTTGCGAGATGAGCCTGATCGAGCGCCAGCCATTGATCGGGGCCTTGCTCGAAGATGGCTTGGCGCGTGGCGCGGAAGATTTCGACGTGGCGCCGATCGTGGCCCGGATGCATTTGCTCAAGGGCAATTCGATCGAAGTGATGCGCAACTGGGAAGGCGAGCCGCCGCAGGTGATCTACCTCGATCCGATGTTCCCCCATCGTGAGAAAACCGCGTTGGTGAAGAAGGAAATGCGCCTGTTCCGACCGCTGGTCGGCGATGACCCGGATGCGCCGGCCCTGCTCGAAGCGGCGTTGGCCCTGGCCAGTCACCGGGTGGTGGTCAAGCGCCCGCGCAAGGCGCCGTGCATCGATGGGCCGAAGCCAAGCCATGCGCTGGACGGCAAGTCCAGCCGGTATGACATTTATCCGAAGAAAGCGCTCAAGCCTTAA
- a CDS encoding energy transducer TonB: MSGIQRTSIGYISPHGDFGLRNSQALSGVSHLWQDFFAQALADQSGDGVPASLNFPPVDLDSPVEPTVGSELLAHIISQRECDVKETEVRPPEPLFLPIAEFEMDLADKPFPPFPPEEIVAQQKQQDFESSWVRPIVLTAGQPLPEPGAAPQPRPLHLPIAEFELDLLDKPFPPFSPEELVEQQKQLDFDNGWARPIVLQNLRIAA; encoded by the coding sequence ATGTCAGGCATTCAACGCACATCGATAGGTTACATCTCGCCCCACGGCGATTTTGGCCTGCGAAATTCCCAAGCACTGAGCGGCGTCAGTCACCTGTGGCAGGATTTTTTTGCCCAGGCCCTGGCCGATCAGTCGGGCGATGGGGTGCCGGCGTCTCTCAACTTCCCGCCGGTCGATCTCGACAGCCCGGTTGAACCAACCGTCGGCAGCGAGCTGCTGGCACACATCATTTCCCAGCGCGAATGTGATGTGAAAGAAACCGAAGTCCGCCCGCCGGAACCATTGTTCCTGCCGATTGCCGAGTTCGAAATGGACCTGGCCGACAAACCGTTCCCACCGTTCCCGCCGGAAGAAATCGTCGCGCAACAGAAACAACAGGACTTCGAAAGCAGCTGGGTTCGCCCGATCGTGCTGACCGCCGGTCAACCGCTGCCCGAGCCTGGTGCCGCGCCGCAACCGCGTCCGCTGCACTTGCCGATCGCCGAGTTCGAACTCGACCTGCTGGACAAGCCGTTCCCGCCGTTCTCGCCAGAGGAACTGGTGGAACAGCAGAAACAACTCGATTTCGATAACGGCTGGGCGCGCCCGATCGTTCTGCAGAACCTGCGCATCGCCGCGTAA
- a CDS encoding oxaloacetate decarboxylase, producing MDAQTLRAQAFKALHEREGAFVIPNPWDAGSAKMLASLGFEALATTSAGYAFSQGRPDGGLTLDDTLANVRAIVAATELPVAVDLENGFADAPAECAQSILRAAQAGAVGGSIEDATGREDGPIYCFEHAVARIEAAVAAARSLPFPFTLTARAENYLHGNPDLDDTIRRLQAFAEAGADVLYAPGLRSAEEVLAVVRAVAPKPVNVLMSGGLKLTVAQLSEMGVKRISVGSALALAAYGEFLRAAEEIQQHGTFGFTSRSMPFQKANQLFKD from the coding sequence ATGGATGCGCAAACCCTTCGAGCCCAGGCGTTCAAAGCACTGCACGAACGCGAGGGCGCTTTTGTCATTCCCAACCCCTGGGACGCCGGCTCGGCGAAAATGCTCGCCAGCCTGGGCTTCGAGGCGCTGGCGACGACCAGTGCCGGCTACGCCTTTTCCCAGGGCCGTCCCGATGGTGGGTTGACGCTCGACGATACCCTGGCGAACGTTCGAGCGATTGTCGCGGCCACCGAGCTGCCAGTCGCGGTCGATCTGGAAAACGGTTTCGCTGACGCCCCCGCCGAGTGCGCCCAAAGTATTTTGCGCGCAGCACAAGCGGGTGCCGTTGGCGGCTCGATCGAAGATGCCACGGGGCGTGAGGACGGTCCGATCTACTGCTTCGAACATGCGGTGGCGCGTATCGAAGCCGCCGTTGCTGCGGCGCGCAGTTTGCCTTTTCCCTTCACGCTGACAGCCCGTGCCGAGAACTATCTACACGGCAATCCTGACCTGGACGATACCATTCGCCGCTTGCAGGCATTCGCCGAGGCCGGCGCCGACGTGCTTTACGCGCCAGGCTTGCGCAGTGCTGAAGAGGTCTTGGCGGTGGTCCGGGCCGTGGCGCCGAAACCGGTCAATGTGTTGATGTCCGGCGGACTCAAGCTGACGGTGGCGCAGTTGAGCGAAATGGGCGTCAAGCGCATCAGTGTCGGTTCGGCCCTGGCCCTGGCGGCGTATGGCGAGTTCTTGCGTGCCGCCGAGGAAATCCAGCAACACGGGACCTTCGGCTTCACTTCCCGGTCGATGCCGTTCCAGAAGGCCAATCAATTGTTCAAGGACTGA
- a CDS encoding DUF72 domain-containing protein, whose protein sequence is MLLPYYLGCPSWSENAWREYLYPQDARPTEFLNLYSQVFNAVEGNTTFYASPSAATVQRWAETMPEHFRFTAKFPGDISHSGDLREQLTAAETFVQLLSPLGERVSPLWLQLSKSFTPQRLSELAGFIDAVDRPLAVEVRHDEFFAKGEAERMLNRLLLDRGVERICLDPRALFNCTSTDPSVLHAQSKKPRVPPRPAAFTQFPQVRFIGHPELEANDPFLVPWVEKIAVWIEEGRTPYIFLHTADNLLAAKLAQRFHAQLMLRLPGLPPLPELYREPAAEQLGLL, encoded by the coding sequence ATGCTGCTGCCTTATTACCTCGGCTGCCCGTCCTGGAGTGAAAACGCCTGGCGTGAATACCTGTACCCCCAAGACGCCAGGCCCACCGAGTTTCTCAATCTTTATTCCCAAGTGTTCAACGCCGTGGAAGGCAATACGACCTTCTATGCGAGCCCCTCTGCCGCCACCGTGCAGCGCTGGGCCGAGACCATGCCCGAACACTTTCGCTTCACCGCCAAGTTCCCCGGCGACATCAGCCATAGCGGTGACCTGCGCGAACAATTGACCGCCGCCGAGACCTTTGTGCAATTGCTCAGCCCTCTGGGGGAGCGGGTTTCACCACTGTGGCTGCAATTGTCCAAAAGCTTCACCCCACAACGACTGTCGGAGCTGGCCGGTTTTATTGATGCTGTGGACCGGCCCTTGGCGGTCGAAGTGCGGCACGACGAATTCTTCGCCAAGGGCGAGGCCGAGCGAATGCTCAATCGTCTGCTGCTGGACCGTGGTGTCGAACGCATCTGCCTCGACCCGCGCGCGTTGTTCAACTGCACCTCGACCGATCCTTCAGTGCTGCACGCCCAATCGAAAAAGCCCAGGGTGCCGCCTCGTCCTGCGGCGTTCACTCAGTTTCCGCAGGTGCGCTTCATCGGCCACCCTGAGCTGGAAGCCAACGATCCATTCCTGGTGCCATGGGTCGAGAAAATCGCCGTCTGGATCGAAGAGGGCCGCACGCCGTATATCTTCCTGCACACCGCCGATAACCTGCTGGCGGCGAAACTGGCACAACGTTTTCACGCACAACTGATGCTGCGTTTGCCTGGCCTGCCGCCGCTGCCTGAGCTATACAGAGAACCCGCCGCCGAGCAACTTGGCTTGCTCTGA
- the tsaB gene encoding tRNA (adenosine(37)-N6)-threonylcarbamoyltransferase complex dimerization subunit type 1 TsaB: MSTLLALDTATEACSVALLHDGKVTSHYEVIPRLHAQKLLPMIQQLLADAGTTLQAVDAIAFGRGPGAFTGVRIAIGVVQGLAFALDRPVLPVSNLAVLAQRAYREHGVSQVAAAIDARMDEVYWGCYRETAGEMRLVGNEAVLAPEAAALPVDASGEWFGAGTGWGYAERIAVNLSGQDAGMLPHAQDLLTLARFAWERGEAIVADQAQPVYLRDKVATPKAR, translated from the coding sequence ATGAGCACCTTGCTGGCCCTGGACACCGCGACCGAAGCTTGCTCCGTTGCCTTGCTGCATGACGGCAAAGTCACGAGCCATTACGAGGTGATCCCGCGCCTGCATGCGCAGAAGCTGCTGCCGATGATTCAGCAACTGCTGGCCGATGCCGGGACCACGCTGCAAGCGGTCGATGCCATTGCGTTCGGTCGTGGGCCGGGGGCGTTCACCGGGGTGCGAATCGCCATCGGCGTGGTGCAGGGGCTGGCGTTTGCGCTGGATCGTCCGGTATTGCCGGTGTCCAATCTCGCCGTGCTCGCCCAGCGGGCTTATCGCGAGCACGGCGTCAGCCAGGTCGCGGCGGCCATCGATGCGCGCATGGATGAGGTGTATTGGGGCTGCTACCGCGAAACGGCGGGGGAGATGCGGCTGGTGGGCAATGAAGCGGTATTGGCCCCGGAAGCCGCCGCGTTGCCGGTCGATGCCAGCGGCGAGTGGTTCGGCGCGGGCACGGGTTGGGGTTATGCCGAGCGCATTGCCGTCAATCTGAGCGGCCAGGACGCCGGCATGCTGCCTCACGCCCAGGACCTGCTGACCCTGGCACGTTTCGCCTGGGAACGCGGTGAAGCGATCGTGGCCGATCAGGCGCAGCCGGTTTATCTGCGCGATAAAGTCGCGACGCCGAAAGCGCGGTAA
- the adk gene encoding adenylate kinase, producing MRVILLGAPGAGKGTQAKFITEKFGIPQISTGDMLRAAVKAGTELGVKAKSIMDAGGLVSDDLIIALVKDRIAQPDCAKGFLFDGFPRTIPQAEALVEAGVELDNVVEIAVDDEEIVQRIAGRRVHEASGRVYHTVYNPPKIAGKDDITGEELVQRKDDTEETVRHRLSVYHSQTKPLVEFYQGLAADKGKPKYSHIPGVGSVEAITGKVLEALS from the coding sequence ATGCGCGTCATTCTGCTGGGAGCTCCCGGGGCCGGTAAAGGTACTCAGGCTAAGTTCATCACCGAGAAATTCGGCATTCCGCAAATCTCTACCGGCGACATGCTGCGTGCTGCGGTAAAAGCCGGCACCGAGCTGGGCGTCAAAGCCAAAAGCATCATGGATGCTGGCGGTCTGGTCTCCGACGACCTGATCATCGCCCTGGTCAAGGACCGTATCGCGCAGCCTGACTGTGCCAAGGGTTTCCTGTTCGACGGTTTCCCGCGCACCATTCCGCAAGCTGAAGCGCTGGTAGAGGCTGGCGTGGAACTGGACAACGTGGTCGAAATCGCCGTCGATGACGAAGAAATCGTTCAGCGTATTGCCGGTCGTCGCGTTCACGAGGCCAGCGGCCGCGTGTACCACACCGTGTACAACCCGCCGAAAATCGCTGGCAAAGACGACATCACCGGTGAAGAACTGGTGCAGCGCAAGGACGACACCGAAGAAACCGTGCGTCATCGCCTGTCGGTCTATCACTCCCAGACCAAACCACTGGTGGAGTTCTACCAGGGCCTGGCCGCTGACAAGGGCAAGCCGAAATATAGCCATATCCCAGGTGTTGGCTCGGTAGAAGCGATTACCGGCAAGGTGCTTGAAGCGCTGAGCTGA